From Patescibacteria group bacterium, a single genomic window includes:
- a CDS encoding uL15 family ribosomal protein: MSISLSNLKSTIKRKKKKRVGRGDSSKGGNYAGRGRGGQRSRSGGKKGLKIRGLKRNIRNLPKLKGFKSSRQRLAILKLVDLEKLFKNKDIIGPKELKKLNLIKTNKTKYKVLMSSTSISLKKELNIKAHAFSKQASQAIVKAKGKAIIINSIK; encoded by the coding sequence ATGTCTATTAGTTTATCAAATTTAAAATCCACTATTAAAAGAAAAAAGAAAAAACGCGTAGGGAGAGGGGATTCTTCTAAAGGAGGAAATTATGCAGGCAGGGGACGAGGTGGACAACGCTCAAGAAGCGGAGGCAAAAAAGGGTTAAAAATAAGAGGGTTGAAACGAAATATTAGAAATTTACCAAAGCTTAAAGGGTTTAAGAGCTCAAGGCAGAGATTGGCTATTTTAAAGTTGGTTGATCTTGAAAAATTATTTAAAAATAAAGATATAATTGGTCCTAAGGAATTAAAAAAATTAAATTTAATAAAAACAAACAAGACAAAATACAAGGTTTTAATGTCAAGCACATCTATTTCATTAAAAAAAGAGCTTAATATAAAAGCACATGCTTTTTCTAAGCAAGCAAGTCAAGCAATAGTTAAGGCCAAGGGCAAAGCAATAATTATTAATAGTATTAAGTAA
- a CDS encoding undecaprenyl/decaprenyl-phosphate alpha-N-acetylglucosaminyl 1-phosphate transferase yields MVFLFFIISFCVAIFLFPIVKKIAIKNKIIDLPSRSKRKIHNQPMPLLGGFIIFISFFAVLLLAINFNVLQPESFKIKHLIALFLAGLILMVGGFLDDKYNLRPIYQIIWPIIAILVFIISGVGIEYINNPFGPGYLYLDKYKIEVINLNGIPYYFTPLADIITFVWLILLMYSTKLLDGLDGLVSGISLIGLLGIIGLCFFTKFYQPDIGLIAVILSGAFAGFLIFNFHPAKIFLGEGGSLFAGFILGALAIISGSKIATTFLILGLAVFDLLGVFFQRIFKYHKSPFSGDKIHLHFRLLDIGFSHKQAVFFYWLIALFFTLPVLFFQTKGKIITLVIFSFFYIFLILFLNKKIIKLTNKQ; encoded by the coding sequence ATGGTTTTTTTATTTTTTATCATTAGTTTTTGTGTAGCTATTTTTTTATTTCCTATTGTCAAAAAAATTGCAATTAAAAATAAAATAATCGATCTACCATCACGATCTAAGCGGAAAATTCATAATCAACCAATGCCATTATTAGGTGGTTTTATCATTTTTATTTCATTTTTTGCTGTCTTGTTATTAGCAATTAATTTTAATGTTTTACAACCAGAGTCATTTAAAATAAAGCATCTAATTGCTTTATTTTTAGCTGGGTTAATTTTGATGGTTGGCGGATTTTTAGATGACAAATATAATCTACGCCCAATTTATCAAATTATTTGGCCGATAATTGCTATTTTAGTTTTTATTATTAGCGGTGTTGGTATTGAATATATTAATAATCCATTTGGTCCAGGATATTTGTATTTAGATAAATATAAAATAGAGGTTATTAATTTAAATGGAATCCCTTACTATTTTACTCCATTAGCAGATATAATAACTTTTGTTTGGTTAATATTATTAATGTATTCTACAAAATTACTTGATGGATTAGATGGGCTTGTTTCAGGAATAAGCTTGATTGGCTTGCTTGGGATTATTGGACTCTGTTTTTTTACTAAATTTTATCAACCAGACATTGGATTAATAGCAGTGATATTGTCGGGAGCATTTGCAGGGTTTTTAATTTTTAATTTTCACCCTGCTAAAATTTTTTTAGGAGAAGGGGGGAGTTTGTTTGCTGGTTTTATTTTAGGGGCTTTGGCAATAATTTCAGGTAGTAAAATAGCTACAACGTTTTTAATTCTTGGATTAGCTGTTTTTGATTTATTGGGAGTATTTTTTCAAAGAATTTTTAAATATCACAAATCGCCGTTTTCAGGAGATAAAATACATTTACATTTTCGATTATTAGACATAGGATTTTCACACAAACAAGCAGTATTTTTTTATTGGTTAATTGCTTTATTTTTTACTTTACCAGTATTATTTTTTCAAACAAAAGGGAAAATTATAACATTGGTGATTTTTTCTTTTTTTTATATATTTTTAATTCTTTTTTTAAACAAAAAAATAATTAAATTGACAAACAAGCAATAA
- the ruvX gene encoding Holliday junction resolvase RuvX, with protein MFLGIDFGKKYIGTSLADENLKIASPYKVFIELKEQDLFKKLNNIILEKNIIKIIVGYPIGLSGKETAQTRKTSVFIKKLKKETNIKVVESDERFTSKIADNSLKNMKNKQAKIFSHAVAAAIILQDYLDYNK; from the coding sequence ATGTTTTTAGGAATAGATTTTGGAAAAAAATATATTGGCACATCATTGGCAGATGAGAATTTAAAAATTGCCAGTCCATACAAAGTTTTTATAGAATTAAAAGAACAAGATTTATTTAAAAAACTTAATAATATTATTTTAGAGAAAAATATAATAAAAATTATTGTTGGTTATCCAATTGGATTGTCTGGCAAAGAAACAGCCCAAACGAGAAAAACAAGTGTTTTTATAAAAAAATTAAAAAAAGAAACAAACATAAAAGTTGTTGAATCTGACGAAAGGTTCACAAGTAAAATCGCAGATAATTCATTAAAAAATATGAAAAACAAGCAAGCAAAGATATTTAGTCATGCTGTAGCAGCTGCTATTATCTTGCAGGATTATCTTGATTATAATAAATAG
- a CDS encoding 50S ribosomal protein L18: MNRKNKQDKRKARHNKIRAKINGTSKCPRLFVFRSNKYIYAQVIDDNKAHIILSANSQKINNKTKTQAASEVGKLVGQGLIGKEIKKIVFDRGGYKYHGRVKALAEAVRKQGIIF; this comes from the coding sequence ATGAATAGAAAAAATAAACAAGACAAAAGAAAGGCAAGGCACAACAAAATAAGAGCAAAAATAAATGGCACTAGTAAATGTCCACGACTATTTGTGTTTAGAAGCAATAAATATATATATGCACAAGTAATTGATGACAACAAAGCTCATATAATTTTATCTGCTAACAGTCAAAAGATAAATAACAAAACAAAAACACAGGCAGCTAGTGAAGTAGGTAAGTTGGTTGGCCAAGGATTGATTGGTAAAGAAATTAAAAAAATTGTTTTTGATAGAGGAGGATATAAATATCACGGCAGAGTAAAAGCACTAGCAGAGGCAGTTAGAAAACAAGGAATAATTTTTTAA
- the rpsH gene encoding 30S ribosomal protein S8 — protein MTDPIADMLTRIRNSLAVKKTEVLIPYSNKKLKIAEILAKQGFVKKIETLSIKSTKEDVLDSRFKQIKVTLKYDKNGHPFINNLKRISKPGCRIYATKDKIPKVLEGGGIIIISTSSGLTTGSDARIKGVGGELICEIRKKITN, from the coding sequence ATGACAGACCCAATAGCTGATATGTTAACCAGGATAAGGAATAGTCTAGCAGTGAAAAAAACAGAAGTATTAATTCCTTATTCAAACAAAAAACTTAAAATTGCTGAAATTTTAGCTAAACAAGGATTTGTTAAAAAAATAGAAACTCTTTCTATTAAATCAACAAAAGAGGATGTTTTAGATTCTAGATTTAAGCAAATAAAAGTTACATTAAAATATGATAAAAATGGACATCCTTTTATAAATAATTTAAAACGCATAAGCAAACCAGGGTGTAGAATATATGCAACTAAAGACAAAATACCAAAAGTCTTAGAAGGAGGCGGAATAATTATTATTTCTACATCAAGCGGATTAACCACGGGCAGTGATGCTAGAATAAAAGGGGTGGGAGGGGAATTAATTTGTGAAATAAGAAAAAAAATAACTAATTAA
- the rpsE gene encoding 30S ribosomal protein S5, with amino-acid sequence MPIKKITKRQPRDRNVREYEQQLVDLARVTRVVKGGKRMRFRACLVIGNKKGKIGVGVAKGLDVAIAVQKAMKKATKEIKEIKIVNHTIPHAIKIKHKSARILLRPAKQGHGIVAGGVVRIVLTLVGIENVTAKILGSKNKINNVRATIKALESFND; translated from the coding sequence ATGCCAATAAAAAAAATAACCAAAAGACAGCCAAGAGATAGGAATGTTAGAGAATATGAACAACAATTAGTTGATTTAGCCAGAGTAACAAGAGTTGTTAAAGGGGGAAAAAGGATGCGTTTCAGGGCTTGTCTTGTTATTGGAAACAAAAAAGGAAAAATTGGAGTAGGAGTAGCAAAAGGATTGGATGTAGCTATAGCTGTTCAAAAAGCAATGAAAAAAGCAACCAAAGAAATAAAGGAAATAAAGATTGTTAACCATACTATTCCTCATGCCATAAAAATAAAACATAAATCTGCTAGAATTTTATTAAGACCTGCTAAGCAAGGACATGGCATTGTTGCCGGGGGAGTAGTGAGAATAGTTTTAACTTTAGTCGGAATAGAAAACGTTACAGCTAAAATTTTAGGTTCAAAAAATAAAATAAATAATGTCCGTGCAACTATTAAAGCATTGGAATCTTTTAATGATTAA
- the map gene encoding type I methionyl aminopeptidase produces MSISIKNQSEIEAMIQSGKLLSAILKKVVKQTVPGITTIELDRLAEELIVKAGAQPAFKNFKHGHNKFPACLCVSINEEIVHGIPSNRIIKNNDVIGLDCGLKYKDFFSDMAVTLIMGRGSKQTRKLVKVAKQSLDKAIEIIKPGIYLGDISNTIQSYVVKNNFAVVRDLTGHGIGRELHEEPSIFNYGEPGTGPILKQGMTLALEPMITVGDWKVRTLNDGWTIVTADNSLSAHFEHTILVTKNKAKVLTK; encoded by the coding sequence ATGAGCATATCAATAAAAAATCAATCCGAAATTGAAGCAATGATTCAATCTGGTAAGCTTTTATCAGCCATATTAAAAAAGGTTGTTAAACAAACTGTTCCAGGGATAACCACAATAGAATTAGATAGATTAGCAGAAGAATTAATAGTAAAAGCGGGCGCTCAGCCGGCTTTTAAAAATTTTAAGCATGGCCATAATAAATTTCCTGCTTGCCTTTGTGTCTCAATAAATGAAGAGATTGTTCATGGGATTCCATCTAATAGAATTATTAAAAATAATGACGTTATTGGGCTAGATTGTGGTTTAAAATATAAAGATTTTTTTTCAGACATGGCTGTTACTTTAATCATGGGTAGAGGATCAAAACAAACAAGAAAATTAGTAAAAGTTGCTAAGCAATCTCTAGACAAGGCAATAGAAATAATCAAACCAGGGATTTATTTAGGAGATATTTCTAATACAATTCAATCATATGTTGTTAAAAATAATTTTGCTGTTGTTAGGGACCTTACTGGGCATGGAATTGGCAGAGAATTACATGAAGAACCAAGTATTTTTAATTATGGAGAGCCAGGAACTGGCCCTATTTTAAAACAAGGAATGACTTTGGCATTAGAGCCAATGATTACAGTCGGTGATTGGAAAGTACGAACATTAAATGATGGTTGGACGATTGTTACGGCTGATAATAGTTTGTCAGCTCATTTTGAGCATACAATTTTAGTGACTAAAAATAAAGCAAAAGTTTTAACAAAATAA
- a CDS encoding type IV secretion system DNA-binding domain-containing protein, protein MTEKQEQIIFFGKTNYRDINKKFGIKKIDRTRHMYLIGKTGTGKSTVLENMIYQDIQMGNGVGVVDPHGDLAERVLDFVPGSRINDVVYFNPSDIEYPFAFNVLERVGEEHRHLIASGLVGVFKKIWADSWGPRLEYVLRNAVLALLEYPGSTLLGIMRILVDKDFREKVVSRLTDPVVKSFWTNEYPRYPEKIRTEAILPIQNKVGQFLSTSLIRNIVGQVKSKINLREIMDEKKILIMNLSKGRIGEDASALLGAMMITKIQLAAMSRVDILEKERKNFYLYVDEFQNFVTEAFADILSEARKYHLNLIIAHQYIGQLIAEQTSKVRDAVFGNVGTIVSFRIGAEDAVFLSREFLPRFEETDLVDLDKYNTYIKLMIDGITSEPFSAITLPPLAESKGNSDKVIALSRERYAEPRKIVEDKIARWSGTDEQGQAPRDERVIKYESKCNKCKVDVFVPFVPDGVRPVYCKKCLKETKKTK, encoded by the coding sequence ATGACAGAAAAACAAGAACAAATAATTTTTTTTGGTAAGACAAATTATAGAGATATAAATAAAAAGTTTGGTATTAAAAAAATTGATAGAACACGTCATATGTATCTAATAGGCAAAACAGGAACAGGGAAATCAACGGTGTTAGAAAATATGATTTATCAAGATATTCAAATGGGGAATGGAGTAGGTGTTGTTGACCCTCATGGAGATTTGGCTGAAAGAGTGCTTGATTTTGTGCCGGGTTCAAGAATTAATGATGTTGTTTATTTTAATCCGTCTGATATTGAATATCCATTTGCTTTTAATGTTCTAGAGAGAGTAGGAGAGGAACATCGTCATTTGATTGCTTCGGGATTGGTTGGTGTTTTTAAAAAAATATGGGCTGATTCATGGGGGCCAAGGTTAGAATATGTTTTAAGAAATGCTGTTTTAGCGCTGTTAGAATATCCAGGCAGTACGCTACTGGGAATTATGAGAATATTGGTTGATAAGGATTTTAGAGAAAAAGTTGTATCCAGATTAACAGACCCGGTTGTTAAGTCATTTTGGACTAATGAATATCCAAGATATCCAGAAAAAATAAGAACAGAAGCAATTTTGCCTATTCAAAATAAAGTCGGGCAATTTTTATCTACTTCATTAATAAGGAACATTGTTGGACAGGTGAAATCAAAGATAAATTTAAGAGAAATAATGGATGAAAAAAAAATATTAATAATGAATTTGTCAAAAGGGAGAATTGGGGAAGATGCCTCGGCTTTACTAGGAGCAATGATGATTACAAAGATTCAATTAGCAGCCATGAGTAGAGTTGATATTTTAGAAAAAGAAAGGAAAAATTTTTATCTTTATGTAGATGAATTTCAAAATTTTGTAACAGAAGCATTTGCTGACATTCTCTCAGAGGCAAGAAAATATCATTTAAATTTGATTATCGCACATCAATATATTGGTCAATTGATTGCTGAACAAACAAGCAAGGTAAGAGATGCAGTTTTTGGAAATGTGGGCACAATTGTATCTTTTAGGATAGGAGCAGAAGACGCAGTGTTTTTGTCTAGAGAGTTTTTGCCTAGATTTGAAGAAACTGACTTAGTTGATTTGGATAAATACAATACATATATAAAATTAATGATTGACGGGATTACATCAGAGCCATTTTCAGCAATTACATTGCCTCCTTTAGCAGAGTCAAAAGGGAATAGTGACAAGGTTATTGCCCTTTCAAGAGAAAGATATGCTGAGCCGAGAAAAATTGTTGAAGACAAAATAGCTCGCTGGAGTGGAACAGATGAACAAGGACAAGCTCCTAGAGATGAAAGAGTAATTAAGTATGAGTCAAAGTGTAATAAGTGCAAGGTTGATGTTTTTGTTCCTTTTGTCCCAGATGGAGTTCGTCCAGTGTATTGTAAAAAATGTTTAAAAGAAACCAAAAAAACCAAATAA
- a CDS encoding segregation/condensation protein A codes for MYKVKLEQFQGPFHLLLKLIEKQEMDVSEISLAKVLDEFLYYIESSNQIESKELIDFLEIASRIILLKSRLLVLPGNEYDDLEGDDNLINRIKIYQKFASASKQVFELLASSNHSFSRKRIPLNMSKDYSVDLKITPKIIHKTWQNIVKEILKYKQATKVIKIKTISLRKKINELLLLVKQKEKIIFNNIINRKKTEEKIVIFLAMLELVKKEQIKISQAELFGEIIIRKK; via the coding sequence ATGTACAAAGTTAAGCTTGAACAATTTCAGGGGCCATTTCATCTATTGCTTAAGTTAATTGAAAAACAGGAAATGGATGTTAGTGAAATTTCTTTAGCAAAAGTATTAGATGAATTTTTATATTACATTGAATCATCAAATCAAATAGAATCTAAAGAATTGATTGATTTTTTAGAGATAGCTTCAAGAATAATTTTATTAAAATCAAGATTGTTGGTTTTGCCAGGAAATGAATATGATGATTTAGAGGGAGATGATAATCTTATAAATAGAATTAAAATTTATCAAAAATTTGCTTCTGCTTCTAAGCAAGTATTTGAATTATTGGCTAGCTCAAATCATTCTTTTTCTAGAAAAAGAATTCCTTTAAATATGTCTAAAGATTATTCTGTTGACTTAAAGATAACTCCTAAAATTATTCATAAAACTTGGCAAAACATTGTTAAAGAAATTTTAAAATATAAACAAGCAACCAAAGTAATAAAAATAAAAACAATCTCTTTAAGAAAAAAAATAAATGAGCTTCTTTTGCTTGTAAAACAAAAAGAAAAAATTATTTTTAATAATATAATTAATAGAAAAAAAACAGAGGAAAAAATAGTAATATTTTTAGCAATGTTAGAGCTTGTAAAAAAAGAGCAAATAAAAATAAGCCAAGCAGAGCTATTTGGTGAAATTATTATAAGAAAAAAATGA
- the scpB gene encoding SMC-Scp complex subunit ScpB translates to MKELKSIIECLLFIANRPLDKKDLIKITGKEKKDVSQALKELTQDYQNEEKGIRIIHSNKQWQMTTDPKHGSIVQRFLKTEVNEELTPASLETLSIIAYRGPIKKQDLEEIRGVNCTIILRNLLIKGLIIEKKPDNYKNNDNELSYNVSLEFVKYLGIKDIEDLPNFKELNRGIPLSLLIDDDK, encoded by the coding sequence ATGAAAGAATTAAAATCAATTATTGAGTGTTTACTTTTTATTGCTAATCGTCCTTTGGACAAGAAAGATTTAATAAAAATTACAGGAAAAGAAAAAAAAGATGTGTCTCAAGCATTGAAAGAACTAACACAGGATTATCAAAATGAAGAAAAAGGGATTAGAATAATTCATAGCAATAAACAGTGGCAAATGACTACGGATCCAAAGCATGGGTCTATTGTTCAAAGATTTTTAAAGACAGAAGTGAATGAAGAGCTTACGCCAGCATCTTTAGAAACATTATCAATAATTGCTTATAGGGGGCCAATCAAAAAACAAGACTTAGAGGAGATAAGAGGCGTAAATTGCACGATTATTTTAAGAAATCTTTTAATTAAAGGACTAATTATTGAAAAAAAACCGGATAATTATAAAAATAATGATAATGAATTATCTTATAATGTAAGTTTAGAATTTGTTAAATATTTAGGAATTAAAGACATAGAAGATTTGCCAAACTTTAAAGAGCTTAATAGAGGTATTCCATTATCTTTATTAATTGATGATGATAAATAA
- a CDS encoding alanine--tRNA ligase gives MKSQEIRKQFLLFFKNKEHKVVSSASLVPADPTALFTSAGMQQFIPYLSGQIASPYKRACSIQKCFRTSDIDEVGDDFHHTFFEMLGNWSFNDYFKEEIINWSLEFLTEHLNLSKDRLWVSVFKGTPEVLKDKQAIDIWEKAGIAKNKIKQLGMKDNFWGPVTQTGPCGPCSEIYYDKGENFKTQTCDTKKCGLNCKCGRFVEIWNLVFMQYNKTSDKTFLKLPGKNIDTGAGLERIASIIQNKKTNYETDLFMPIIDTINNLGNFELNKITNKASRIIADHLRATCFLISDGVLPSKEDRGYVLRKLIRRTMRHSRNLNTDNDFLINISTKIIDVYKESYPELLQNKNNILTIIQTEQEKFSKTLAQGLKKFNQLAFNIKKINQKVINGKDIFHLYDTYGFPFELTQEMAVEQGLKVSKSDFNKEFVKHKQISRVGAIKKFGGVGQWGKKVAALHTATHLLHQALRDVLGEHVQQAGSDLTLERLRFDFTHASKLTPEKIAKIENIVNAKIKKGIRICIENMSYDDAIKLGALAFFKEKYPKQVSVYSVGNYSKEVCAGPHVKNTKEIGTFKIIKETSSGAGIRRIKAIIQN, from the coding sequence ATGAAATCTCAAGAGATACGAAAACAATTTTTATTATTTTTTAAAAACAAAGAGCATAAAGTGGTTTCTTCTGCTTCGTTAGTTCCAGCAGACCCTACTGCTCTTTTTACTTCTGCAGGCATGCAGCAATTTATTCCTTATTTAAGTGGTCAGATTGCCTCTCCATACAAAAGAGCTTGCTCTATTCAAAAATGTTTTAGAACATCTGACATTGATGAAGTTGGTGATGATTTTCACCATACTTTTTTTGAGATGTTAGGAAATTGGTCTTTTAATGATTATTTTAAAGAGGAAATTATTAATTGGTCATTAGAATTTTTAACAGAGCATCTTAATTTAAGCAAAGATAGATTGTGGGTCTCAGTTTTCAAAGGAACACCAGAGGTTTTAAAAGATAAACAAGCAATTGATATTTGGGAGAAAGCTGGTATTGCTAAAAATAAAATTAAACAATTGGGAATGAAGGATAATTTTTGGGGACCAGTAACTCAAACAGGGCCTTGTGGTCCTTGTTCAGAAATCTATTATGATAAAGGAGAAAATTTCAAGACTCAAACATGTGATACAAAAAAATGCGGATTAAATTGTAAATGTGGCAGATTTGTAGAAATATGGAATTTAGTTTTTATGCAATATAATAAAACAAGTGATAAAACTTTTCTTAAATTGCCAGGAAAAAATATTGATACAGGGGCTGGGCTAGAAAGAATTGCATCAATTATTCAAAATAAAAAGACAAATTACGAGACAGATTTATTTATGCCAATAATTGACACTATTAATAATTTAGGCAATTTTGAATTAAATAAAATTACTAATAAAGCTTCAAGAATAATTGCTGATCATTTAAGAGCAACTTGTTTTTTAATATCAGATGGGGTTTTGCCATCAAAAGAAGATAGGGGGTATGTGTTAAGAAAATTAATTAGAAGAACAATGAGACATTCAAGAAACCTTAATACAGACAATGATTTTTTAATTAATATATCAACCAAAATAATAGATGTTTACAAGGAATCGTATCCAGAATTATTGCAAAATAAAAATAATATTTTAACCATTATTCAAACAGAGCAAGAAAAATTTTCCAAAACATTAGCACAAGGCTTAAAAAAATTTAATCAACTGGCATTTAATATTAAAAAAATAAATCAAAAGGTTATTAATGGAAAAGATATTTTTCATCTATACGACACTTATGGATTTCCTTTTGAATTAACACAAGAAATGGCAGTAGAACAGGGGCTAAAAGTAAGTAAAAGTGATTTTAATAAAGAATTTGTTAAACATAAGCAAATATCTCGAGTAGGGGCAATTAAGAAATTTGGAGGAGTCGGGCAATGGGGGAAGAAAGTTGCTGCTCTTCATACAGCCACTCATTTATTGCATCAGGCATTAAGGGATGTTTTAGGGGAACATGTTCAACAGGCAGGATCAGACTTAACTCTTGAAAGATTAAGATTTGACTTTACTCATGCTAGCAAATTGACACCAGAAAAAATAGCTAAGATTGAAAATATTGTTAATGCTAAAATTAAAAAAGGAATAAGGATATGTATAGAAAATATGTCATATGATGATGCTATTAAGTTGGGTGCCTTGGCTTTTTTTAAGGAAAAATATCCTAAGCAAGTAAGTGTTTATTCAGTTGGAAATTATTCAAAAGAAGTTTGTGCTGGGCCACATGTTAAAAACACTAAAGAAATTGGGACATTTAAGATTATAAAAGAAACATCGTCAGGAGCAGGAATTAGAAGAATAAAAGCAATTATACAAAATTAA
- the secY gene encoding preprotein translocase subunit SecY, protein MKALDKIRQVWQIKDLRKSILFVLAMLTIFRIAAHIPVPGVNVANLKEFFSQNEMLGMLNILSGGAMSNFSIVAMGIAPFITASIIMQLLTMVIPKLEEISKQGATGRQKINQYSRLLTIPLALLQSYGMIMLFRQSSSQIIPELTKFQMANVIIVMMAGTIFLMWLGELITEKKIGNGISLIIFAGIVEGIPISIQQTIVTFSKEQIINLSTITALALITILGVVFITEAQRNIPISYARRIRGNKMYGGMDTYLPLRVNQAGMIPIIFAISIVLFPGLIGQIMSRADSSFIAGIGQSMINLFQNQIVYGVVYFILVVAFTYFYTSIIFHPKQISDNLQKQGGFIPGIRPGQPTSKYLSNISNRIMLAGAMSLGIIAVLPIITQNVFKVTTFVVGGAAILIVVSVVLETVKQIQAQISMHEYEGV, encoded by the coding sequence ATGAAAGCATTAGATAAAATAAGACAAGTATGGCAAATTAAAGACTTAAGAAAAAGTATTTTATTTGTTTTAGCAATGTTAACTATTTTTAGAATAGCAGCTCATATTCCAGTCCCAGGAGTTAATGTTGCCAATTTGAAAGAATTTTTCTCTCAAAATGAAATGTTAGGCATGTTAAATATTCTCTCTGGAGGAGCAATGTCTAATTTTTCTATTGTAGCAATGGGAATTGCTCCTTTTATTACGGCTTCTATTATTATGCAGTTATTGACAATGGTTATTCCAAAGTTAGAAGAAATTAGCAAACAAGGCGCTACTGGTAGGCAAAAGATAAATCAGTATTCAAGGCTTTTGACAATTCCATTGGCCTTGCTTCAATCTTATGGGATGATTATGCTTTTTAGACAATCTTCAAGTCAAATAATCCCTGAATTAACAAAATTTCAAATGGCCAATGTAATAATTGTTATGATGGCTGGTACAATATTTTTAATGTGGCTAGGAGAATTAATTACAGAAAAGAAAATAGGCAATGGAATTTCTCTTATTATATTCGCAGGCATAGTAGAAGGAATCCCTATTTCAATCCAACAAACTATTGTTACATTTTCAAAAGAACAGATAATTAATTTGTCAACAATTACTGCTTTAGCTTTAATTACCATTTTAGGAGTTGTTTTTATTACAGAGGCTCAGAGGAATATTCCGATTTCTTATGCTAGAAGAATTAGAGGGAATAAAATGTATGGCGGTATGGACACGTATTTACCTTTAAGAGTAAATCAAGCAGGAATGATTCCAATAATTTTCGCGATTTCAATAGTTTTGTTTCCAGGATTAATAGGTCAAATAATGTCTAGGGCTGATTCTTCTTTTATAGCTGGTATTGGTCAATCAATGATTAATTTATTTCAAAATCAAATTGTTTATGGGGTTGTTTATTTTATTTTAGTAGTGGCTTTTACATATTTTTATACTAGTATTATTTTTCATCCTAAACAAATTTCTGATAATTTACAAAAACAAGGGGGGTTTATCCCTGGCATTAGGCCGGGCCAACCAACTTCTAAATATTTATCTAATATTAGCAACAGAATAATGTTAGCAGGAGCAATGTCATTAGGTATAATTGCTGTTTTGCCTATCATTACTCAAAACGTTTTTAAGGTGACTACATTTGTGGTTGGGGGAGCAGCGATTTTAATTGTAGTTAGTGTAGTCCTAGAAACAGTCAAGCAGATTCAAGCTCAAATTTCAATGCATGAATACGAAGGTGTTTAA
- the rplF gene encoding 50S ribosomal protein L6 yields MSRIGRMTIDIPTGIKVEFKDNIIHAKGDKGELFQSFPDFIDVKIKDNKINVFVLNPELKKQKSMWGTASKLIFNMIEGLSKGFTKQLKLVGVGYRAETRGDVLILKVGFSHLVEFPIPVGIDIKAEKDMVTVSGIDKQAVGDTAAKIRRIRKPEPYKGRGIRYKDEVVLRKAGKKATAGDIA; encoded by the coding sequence ATGTCTAGAATAGGACGAATGACAATTGATATTCCAACTGGAATTAAAGTGGAATTTAAAGATAATATTATTCATGCTAAAGGAGATAAAGGAGAATTATTTCAATCTTTTCCTGATTTTATTGATGTTAAAATTAAAGATAATAAGATTAATGTATTTGTTTTAAACCCAGAATTAAAAAAACAAAAATCAATGTGGGGGACGGCTTCAAAGTTAATTTTTAATATGATAGAAGGGCTGTCTAAGGGATTTACTAAACAATTGAAATTAGTTGGAGTTGGGTATAGAGCTGAAACAAGAGGAGATGTTCTAATTCTTAAAGTGGGGTTTTCTCATTTAGTTGAATTTCCTATTCCAGTTGGAATAGACATAAAAGCAGAGAAAGACATGGTAACTGTTTCGGGTATTGATAAGCAAGCAGTAGGAGATACTGCTGCTAAAATTAGAAGAATTAGAAAACCAGAGCCTTATAAAGGAAGAGGGATTCGTTATAAAGATGAAGTTGTTTTAAGAAAAGCAGGCAAAAAAGCTACGGCTGGTGATATTGCTTAA